A genomic segment from Barrientosiimonas humi encodes:
- the rplM gene encoding 50S ribosomal protein L13 codes for MRTFTPKPAEVNKDRVWHVIDATDVVLGRLASQTAILLRGKHKPTFAPHVDTGDFVIIVNADKVALTGAKLEQKKAYRHSGFPGGLKAVSYTDLMAKDPAKAVEKAVRGMLPKNSLGRQQLSKLKVYAGAEHPHGAQKPVPFEITQVAQ; via the coding sequence GTGCGTACGTTTACCCCCAAGCCGGCCGAGGTCAACAAGGACCGCGTCTGGCACGTCATCGACGCCACTGACGTGGTGCTCGGCCGGCTGGCCAGCCAGACGGCGATCCTGCTGCGCGGCAAGCACAAGCCGACCTTTGCCCCGCACGTCGACACGGGTGACTTCGTCATCATCGTCAACGCGGACAAGGTGGCGCTGACCGGCGCCAAGCTGGAGCAGAAGAAGGCCTACCGCCACTCGGGCTTCCCGGGCGGGCTCAAGGCTGTCTCCTACACCGACCTGATGGCCAAGGACCCCGCCAAGGCTGTCGAGAAGGCCGTGCGCGGCATGCTGCCGAAGAACTCCCTCGGGCGTCAGCAGCTGAGCAAGCTCAAGGTCTACGCCGGCGCCGAGCACCCGCACGGTGCGCAGAAGCCGGTCCCGTTCGAGATCACCCAGGTCGCGCAGTAA
- the phnE gene encoding phosphonate ABC transporter, permease protein PhnE gives MTTLTGSARTLPVPADPRRGRRRALVATLLTVLVAAHVAALLLTDVSPSLLVTGWQGMAAFLADTIPPDLDWATVLRPAIEASLITLAIGLLGTTLSIPFSLALAAVAARGTAHPAAYHAARWLLSVLRAVPDIVFALIFVTAVGLGPFAGILAIICHNTGVMGKLWAESMEDVDPGPGQALATAGASPSQRIANATLPQVMPQWVGLLLYRFDVNVRSSLVLGLVGAGGIGLLITRSIKTFQFDQMLTQILVVLVLIVAVDQLSAGVRRRLAA, from the coding sequence ATGACCACGCTCACCGGCTCCGCCCGGACGCTGCCCGTCCCGGCCGACCCCCGCCGCGGCCGGCGCCGGGCCCTCGTCGCGACCCTGCTGACCGTGCTGGTCGCCGCGCACGTCGCCGCGTTGCTGCTCACCGACGTCAGCCCCTCGCTGCTGGTGACCGGGTGGCAGGGCATGGCCGCCTTCCTCGCCGACACCATCCCGCCCGACCTCGACTGGGCCACCGTGCTGCGGCCGGCGATCGAGGCGTCGCTGATCACCCTGGCCATCGGGCTGCTCGGCACCACCCTGTCGATCCCGTTCTCGCTGGCGCTCGCCGCCGTGGCCGCGCGCGGCACCGCCCACCCCGCGGCCTACCACGCGGCGCGGTGGCTGCTCAGCGTGCTGCGCGCCGTCCCGGACATCGTGTTCGCGCTGATCTTCGTGACCGCGGTGGGACTCGGCCCGTTCGCCGGCATCCTCGCGATCATCTGCCACAACACCGGCGTGATGGGCAAGCTGTGGGCCGAGTCGATGGAGGACGTCGACCCCGGCCCGGGGCAGGCCCTGGCCACCGCGGGCGCGAGCCCGAGCCAGCGCATCGCCAACGCCACGCTGCCGCAGGTCATGCCGCAGTGGGTCGGCCTCCTGCTCTACCGCTTCGACGTCAACGTGCGCAGCTCGCTGGTGCTGGGCCTGGTCGGCGCGGGCGGCATCGGCCTGCTGATCACCCGCTCGATCAAGACCTTCCAGTTCGACCAGATGCTGACCCAGATCCTGGTGGTGCTGGTGCTGATCGTCGCGGTGGACCAGCTGTCCGCGGGCGTACGCCGTCGGCTGGCTGCCTGA
- a CDS encoding organic hydroperoxide resistance protein, with translation MAEAITDELYATAATAKGGREGTVKSADGVIDLPLGKPGSTSNPKANPETLFAAGYASCFSGALAAVAGKEGLDVSESTVTANVHFGKTDSGFGLAVDISADIPGVDAAKAQELVEAAHQLCPYSKATRGNIEVNVSVA, from the coding sequence ATGGCAGAAGCCATCACTGACGAGCTCTACGCCACCGCCGCCACCGCCAAGGGCGGCCGCGAGGGCACGGTCAAGAGCGCCGACGGCGTGATCGACCTGCCGCTGGGCAAGCCGGGCAGCACCAGCAACCCCAAGGCCAACCCCGAGACGCTGTTCGCGGCCGGCTACGCCTCCTGCTTCTCGGGTGCGCTCGCCGCGGTCGCGGGCAAGGAGGGGCTGGACGTGTCGGAGTCGACCGTCACGGCCAACGTGCACTTCGGCAAGACCGACTCCGGCTTCGGCCTCGCGGTCGACATCTCCGCCGACATCCCCGGTGTCGACGCCGCCAAGGCGCAGGAGCTGGTCGAGGCAGCCCACCAGCTGTGCCCCTACTCCAAGGCCACCCGCGGCAACATCGAGGTCAACGTCAGCGTCGCCTGA
- a CDS encoding carboxymuconolactone decarboxylase family protein, which yields MTRAVSWFSRRTYGADLDPSRAMGHHPSLLLTVGRFEQRLARWDALDPRLKHLAVMGAAHAIGCRWCTDFGYWLSATDGLSEDVLRDVPTWRTSDRFTPVERQVLAYAEAMCATPDEVTDEMVAALDSALGTRALVELTMMVAVENQRSRFNSALGLTSQGFADRCEVPA from the coding sequence GTGACCCGAGCCGTCTCGTGGTTCTCCCGCCGGACGTACGGCGCCGACCTCGACCCCAGCCGCGCGATGGGCCACCACCCGAGCCTGCTGCTCACGGTGGGCCGCTTCGAGCAGCGGCTCGCTCGCTGGGACGCGCTCGACCCGCGGCTGAAGCACCTCGCCGTGATGGGTGCCGCCCACGCCATCGGTTGCCGGTGGTGCACCGACTTCGGCTACTGGCTCTCCGCCACCGACGGACTCTCGGAGGACGTGCTGCGCGACGTGCCGACCTGGCGCACCAGCGACCGATTCACGCCGGTCGAGCGGCAGGTGCTGGCGTACGCCGAGGCGATGTGCGCCACCCCCGACGAGGTCACCGACGAGATGGTCGCCGCCCTCGACTCGGCGCTCGGCACCCGTGCCCTCGTCGAGCTGACCATGATGGTGGCCGTGGAGAACCAACGGTCGAGGTTCAACAGCGCGCTCGGCCTCACCAGCCAGGGGTTCGCCGACCGCTGCGAGGTGCCGGCATGA
- the rpsI gene encoding 30S ribosomal protein S9 — MADQTQLDALEADEPQLQNYTSESTEAPAEGEEVRRPSASAPGSGTGRRKQAIARVRIVPGTGVWKINGRTLEEYFPNKVHQQEVNEPLKVLELDGAYDVLVRVHGGGPSGQAGAVRLGVARSLNEVDAELNRPALKKAGFLTRDARVPERKKAGLKKARKAPQYSKR, encoded by the coding sequence GTGGCTGACCAGACCCAGCTCGACGCCCTCGAGGCCGACGAGCCGCAGCTTCAGAACTACACCAGCGAGAGCACCGAGGCCCCGGCCGAGGGCGAGGAGGTGCGCCGTCCGAGCGCGTCCGCGCCCGGTTCGGGCACCGGCCGCCGCAAGCAGGCCATCGCCCGCGTGCGCATCGTCCCGGGCACCGGCGTGTGGAAGATCAACGGCCGCACCCTGGAGGAGTACTTCCCGAACAAGGTGCACCAGCAGGAGGTCAACGAGCCCCTGAAGGTGCTCGAGCTCGACGGTGCGTACGACGTGCTCGTGCGGGTGCACGGCGGTGGCCCCTCGGGCCAGGCCGGTGCCGTCCGCCTGGGTGTCGCGCGCTCGCTCAACGAGGTCGACGCCGAGCTCAACCGCCCGGCCCTGAAGAAGGCCGGCTTCCTGACCCGTGACGCCCGCGTCCCGGAGCGCAAGAAGGCCGGTCTCAAGAAGGCCCGCAAGGCGCCGCAGTACAGCAAGCGCTGA
- a CDS encoding NAD(P)H-dependent oxidoreductase, whose translation MTTVLVLVGSLRADSVNRAIAHSAQEAAPEGVQVRIARGLERLPFYSDDVDGPEVPETVTELRRQVADSDALLVITPEYNGGLPAVIKNAIDWASRPYGEAPIKGKPVGAIGAALSQYGGQWAQQEALKAAGIAGGAPHDEPTASLPISRLGENPAEHDEVVTALRDVLTRLADDVREAQAA comes from the coding sequence GTGACCACCGTCCTGGTCCTCGTCGGCAGCCTGCGCGCCGACTCCGTCAACCGTGCCATCGCCCACTCCGCCCAGGAGGCCGCGCCCGAGGGCGTGCAGGTCCGCATCGCCCGCGGCCTGGAGCGGCTGCCGTTCTACAGCGACGACGTCGACGGTCCCGAGGTGCCCGAGACCGTCACCGAGCTGCGCCGTCAGGTCGCCGACTCCGACGCGCTCCTGGTGATCACCCCGGAGTACAACGGCGGCCTCCCCGCCGTGATCAAGAACGCGATCGACTGGGCCTCCCGGCCCTACGGCGAGGCCCCCATCAAGGGCAAGCCGGTCGGCGCCATCGGCGCCGCGCTGTCGCAGTACGGCGGCCAGTGGGCCCAGCAGGAGGCGCTGAAGGCCGCCGGCATCGCGGGCGGCGCACCGCACGACGAGCCGACCGCCTCGCTGCCGATCTCGCGCCTCGGCGAGAACCCCGCCGAGCACGACGAGGTCGTCACCGCCCTGCGTGACGTGCTCACCCGCCTGGCCGACGACGTACGCGAGGCGCAGGCGGCCTGA
- a CDS encoding phosphonate ABC transporter ATP-binding protein: protein MTTRDAALRLRGLTKAYAGRTVLDGLDLDVRSGELLALLGPNGCGKSTTLRCVAGLEVPDAGSVEVAAEQHVSGRPVAMVFQRVHLVPRRSVLDNVCAGGLGRLGWRGLAPALFPTALREEAMGCLDRVGLAHRAHDRAGRLSGGQQQRVAVARALCQRAPVLLADEPVSALDPRAAEQVMSLLRDLARSEGLAVVAVLHQPALAARHADRTVGLRDGRLLLDQPAGTVSAADLDLLYAGAAPLEVAA from the coding sequence ATGACCACGCGCGACGCCGCGCTGCGCTTGCGCGGCCTGACGAAGGCGTACGCCGGGCGCACCGTGCTCGACGGGCTCGACCTGGACGTCCGGTCCGGTGAGCTGCTGGCGCTGCTCGGCCCCAACGGGTGCGGCAAGTCCACGACGCTGCGCTGCGTCGCCGGGCTGGAGGTCCCCGACGCCGGCTCCGTCGAGGTGGCCGCCGAGCAGCACGTCAGCGGGCGACCGGTGGCCATGGTGTTCCAGCGGGTGCACCTGGTGCCGCGACGGTCGGTGCTGGACAACGTGTGCGCCGGCGGGCTGGGCCGCCTCGGCTGGCGCGGCCTCGCTCCGGCGCTGTTCCCCACCGCCCTGCGCGAGGAGGCGATGGGCTGCCTCGACCGGGTCGGCCTCGCCCACCGGGCGCACGACCGGGCCGGGCGGCTCTCCGGCGGGCAGCAGCAGCGGGTCGCGGTCGCGCGCGCCCTGTGCCAGCGGGCCCCGGTGCTGCTCGCCGACGAACCGGTCTCCGCGCTCGACCCGCGCGCGGCCGAGCAGGTCATGTCGCTGCTGCGCGACCTGGCCCGGAGCGAGGGTCTCGCAGTCGTCGCGGTGCTGCACCAGCCGGCGCTCGCCGCACGCCATGCCGACCGCACGGTCGGGCTGCGCGACGGGCGTCTCCTGCTCGACCAGCCCGCGGGCACCGTGTCCGCGGCCGACCTGGACCTGCTCTACGCCGGCGCGGCCCCGCTGGAGGTGGCGGCATGA
- the glmM gene encoding phosphoglucosamine mutase, whose translation MSRLFGTDGVRGLAGVDITAELALSLATAAARVLGDGPDHRAKAVVGRDPRASGEFLSAAVVAGLASAGIDVYDVGVLPTPAVAYLTADTGADFGVMLSASHNAMPDNGIKFFARGGHKLPDDVEDRIQAAMDEPWTRPTGPDVGRVHTMDDGATRYMSHLLKALPRRLDGLKVVVDAAHGAASEVSPEIFRLAGAEVVTIGARPDGLNINDGYGSTHLERLQVAVLAQDADLGIAHDGDADRCLAVDAEGTEIDGDQIMAVLALDLLERGQLAQDTLVATVMSNLGLLNAMKEHGIQVEQTAVGDRYVLERMREGRFSLGGEQSGHVILLEHGTTGDGVLTGLMLASRVAATGRSLADLAAVMTRMPQVMINVRDVDKNALSGNAAVQAAVADAERDLGDDGRVLLRKSGTEPVVRVMVEADTAERAQAVCERLVEVVRSELALAPAV comes from the coding sequence ATGAGCCGACTTTTCGGAACCGATGGGGTGCGGGGCCTCGCGGGCGTCGACATCACCGCGGAGCTGGCGCTGTCGCTCGCGACGGCAGCCGCCCGGGTGCTCGGCGACGGGCCCGACCACCGCGCCAAGGCCGTGGTCGGGCGCGACCCGCGCGCGTCGGGGGAGTTCCTGTCGGCCGCGGTCGTCGCCGGCCTGGCGTCCGCCGGCATCGACGTGTACGACGTGGGCGTGCTGCCGACGCCGGCCGTGGCCTACCTGACCGCCGACACCGGCGCCGACTTCGGCGTGATGCTGTCCGCGTCGCACAACGCGATGCCCGACAACGGCATCAAGTTCTTCGCCCGCGGCGGGCACAAGCTGCCCGACGACGTCGAGGACCGCATCCAGGCCGCCATGGACGAGCCGTGGACCCGCCCCACCGGTCCCGACGTGGGCCGGGTGCACACGATGGACGACGGCGCGACCCGCTACATGTCGCACCTGCTCAAGGCGCTGCCGCGCCGGCTCGACGGCCTCAAGGTCGTCGTCGACGCGGCGCACGGCGCGGCCAGCGAGGTCTCGCCGGAGATCTTCCGGCTGGCCGGGGCCGAGGTCGTGACCATCGGCGCGCGGCCCGACGGGCTGAACATCAACGACGGCTACGGCAGCACCCACCTGGAGCGGCTGCAGGTGGCCGTGCTCGCCCAGGACGCCGACCTCGGCATCGCCCACGACGGCGACGCCGACCGCTGCCTCGCGGTCGACGCCGAGGGCACCGAGATCGACGGCGACCAGATCATGGCCGTCCTCGCGCTCGACCTGCTGGAGCGCGGCCAGCTCGCGCAGGACACCCTCGTCGCGACCGTGATGAGCAACCTCGGGCTGCTCAACGCGATGAAGGAGCACGGCATCCAGGTCGAGCAGACGGCGGTGGGGGACCGCTACGTCCTGGAGCGGATGCGCGAGGGTCGCTTCTCCCTCGGGGGCGAGCAGTCCGGCCACGTCATCCTGCTCGAGCACGGCACCACCGGCGACGGGGTGCTGACCGGCCTCATGCTGGCCTCGCGGGTCGCCGCGACCGGGCGCTCGCTCGCCGACCTCGCGGCGGTCATGACCCGCATGCCGCAGGTGATGATCAACGTGCGCGACGTCGACAAGAACGCCCTCAGCGGCAACGCCGCCGTGCAGGCCGCGGTCGCCGACGCCGAGCGCGACCTCGGCGACGACGGGCGGGTGCTGCTGCGCAAGTCCGGCACCGAGCCGGTCGTGCGGGTCATGGTCGAGGCCGACACCGCCGAGCGCGCGCAGGCCGTGTGCGAGCGGCTGGTCGAGGTCGTCCGCTCCGAGCTCGCCCTGGCCCCCGCGGTGTGA
- a CDS encoding TetR/AcrR family transcriptional regulator → MQRGGAETLCGSALPLVDSPLVAAAGGREVRQDAARNAAKILDAATRLVDRDGVEAVTMDAVAEAAGVGKGTVFRRYGSRAGLMGALLDHTELQFQRAMLTGPPPLGPGAPPRERLLAFGAARLELVLRHRSVLLARGDAPHGARGAYDLACTHVRHLLREAGVQGDLELLAEQLVSLVEPGWVHRQVGPAGRSRERTLAAWEDLVRRVLDAPAATAPAASGARS, encoded by the coding sequence ATGCAACGAGGCGGTGCCGAGACCCTCTGCGGGTCCGCCCTGCCGCTCGTCGACTCCCCGCTGGTCGCCGCCGCGGGCGGGCGCGAGGTCCGCCAGGACGCCGCGCGCAACGCCGCCAAGATCCTCGACGCCGCGACCCGCCTGGTCGACCGCGACGGGGTCGAGGCGGTGACCATGGACGCCGTCGCCGAGGCGGCCGGGGTCGGCAAGGGCACGGTGTTCCGCCGCTACGGCAGCCGGGCCGGCCTGATGGGCGCGCTGCTGGACCACACCGAGCTGCAGTTCCAGCGGGCGATGCTCACCGGCCCGCCCCCGCTCGGCCCGGGCGCGCCCCCGCGCGAGCGGCTGCTGGCGTTCGGCGCCGCCCGGCTCGAGCTGGTTCTGCGCCACCGCTCGGTGCTGCTGGCCCGGGGCGACGCCCCGCACGGCGCCCGCGGTGCGTACGACCTCGCGTGCACCCACGTCCGTCACCTCCTGCGCGAGGCGGGCGTCCAGGGCGACCTGGAGCTGCTCGCCGAGCAGCTGGTCAGCCTGGTCGAGCCGGGCTGGGTGCACCGCCAGGTCGGACCGGCCGGGCGCTCGCGCGAGCGCACCCTCGCCGCCTGGGAGGACCTGGTGCGCCGCGTGCTCGACGCGCCCGCTGCGACCGCCCCCGCCGCCTCCGGGGCGCGGTCGTGA
- a CDS encoding ABC-F family ATP-binding cassette domain-containing protein yields MGHIDVNDIVFSLPDGRPLLGGVSLRVGDGAKVALVGPNGTGKTTLMRIISGELAAQDGAITRTGGLGVMSQFVGRTGEGHPQTVRDLLVSVAPPDVRTAARAVDAAELEIMERDDEPAQMAYAQALADWADVGGYDHETLWDVCTVAALGVPFEKAQWRDLTTLSGGEQKRLVLEALLRGPDEVLLLDEPDNYLDVPTKRWLEQQLQASDKTVLLISHDRELLDQVATSIATLEPTAAGSIAWVHPGRFATYHQARADRMARLEELRRRWDEEHAKLKALVQMYKQKAAYNSDMAARYQAAQTRLRRFEDAGPPEATPYEQNVKMRLRGGRTAKRAVVAERLELTGLMKPFDLEVWYGERVAVLGSNGSGKSHFLRLLAAGGSDPDVEHQPVGDVRPEPVAHAGAARLGSRVRPGWFNQTHEHPVWSNQTLLEILHRGDDHRAGMPRDLASRALDRYELARAAEQRFGSLSGGQQARFQILMLELSGATLLLLDEPTDNLDLHSAEALEDGLAAFDGTVVAVTHDRWFARGFDRFLVFGADGKVRESPDPVWDETRVRRDR; encoded by the coding sequence GTGGGCCACATCGACGTCAACGACATCGTCTTCTCCCTCCCCGACGGCCGGCCGCTGCTCGGCGGGGTGAGCCTGCGCGTCGGCGACGGCGCGAAGGTGGCGCTGGTCGGACCCAACGGCACCGGCAAGACCACCCTCATGCGGATCATCAGCGGCGAGCTGGCGGCGCAGGACGGGGCGATCACCCGCACCGGAGGGCTCGGCGTGATGTCGCAGTTCGTCGGGCGCACCGGCGAGGGGCACCCGCAGACCGTGCGCGACCTGCTGGTGAGCGTCGCCCCGCCCGACGTGCGCACCGCGGCCCGGGCGGTCGACGCCGCCGAGCTCGAGATCATGGAGCGCGACGACGAGCCGGCCCAGATGGCGTACGCGCAGGCCCTGGCCGACTGGGCCGACGTCGGCGGCTACGACCACGAGACGCTGTGGGACGTCTGCACCGTCGCGGCGCTCGGGGTGCCCTTCGAGAAGGCCCAATGGCGTGATCTGACAACGCTTTCCGGCGGGGAGCAGAAGCGGCTGGTGCTCGAGGCGCTGCTGCGCGGGCCCGACGAGGTGCTGCTGCTCGACGAGCCGGACAACTACCTCGACGTGCCGACCAAGCGCTGGCTCGAGCAGCAGCTGCAGGCGTCCGACAAGACCGTGCTGCTGATCAGCCACGACCGCGAGCTGCTCGACCAGGTCGCGACGAGCATCGCGACGCTCGAGCCGACGGCGGCAGGCAGCATCGCGTGGGTGCACCCGGGTCGGTTCGCGACCTACCACCAGGCGCGGGCCGACCGGATGGCGCGGCTGGAGGAGCTGCGCCGGCGCTGGGACGAGGAGCACGCCAAGCTGAAGGCGCTGGTGCAGATGTACAAGCAGAAGGCGGCCTACAACTCCGACATGGCCGCGCGGTACCAGGCCGCGCAGACCAGGCTGCGCCGCTTCGAGGACGCGGGCCCACCCGAGGCGACGCCGTACGAGCAGAACGTGAAGATGCGGCTGCGCGGCGGGCGGACGGCCAAGCGGGCGGTCGTCGCCGAGCGCCTGGAGCTCACCGGTCTGATGAAGCCGTTCGACCTGGAGGTCTGGTACGGCGAGCGGGTCGCCGTGCTCGGCTCGAACGGCTCGGGCAAGAGCCACTTCCTGCGGCTGCTCGCGGCGGGCGGCAGCGACCCGGACGTGGAGCACCAGCCGGTCGGGGACGTACGCCCGGAGCCGGTGGCGCACGCCGGCGCCGCCCGCCTCGGGTCACGGGTGCGACCGGGCTGGTTCAACCAGACCCACGAGCACCCCGTCTGGTCGAACCAGACCCTGCTGGAGATCCTGCACCGCGGCGACGACCACCGCGCCGGGATGCCGCGCGACCTGGCCTCGCGCGCGCTCGACCGCTACGAGCTGGCGCGGGCGGCCGAGCAGCGCTTCGGGTCGCTGTCGGGCGGGCAGCAGGCCCGCTTCCAGATCCTGATGCTGGAGCTGTCCGGCGCCACGCTGCTGCTGCTCGACGAGCCCACCGACAACCTCGACCTGCACTCGGCCGAGGCGCTGGAGGACGGGCTCGCGGCGTTCGACGGCACGGTCGTCGCGGTCACCCACGACCGGTGGTTCGCGCGCGGGTTCGACCGGTTCCTGGTCTTCGGCGCCGACGGCAAGGTGCGTGAGTCGCCCGACCCGGTCTGGGACGAGACCCGGGTGCGTCGGGACCGGTGA
- a CDS encoding pyridoxal phosphate-dependent aminotransferase encodes MEVLKAGAERARTHGDVILMCAGQPSTPAPAVVREAAARALDEHVLGYTEATGIRPLREAIAAHHARTYAIDVDPDQVVVTTGSSGGFTALFLAAFDPGDVVAMTRPGYPAYRNTLQSLGVRVHELACGPETRFQPTVEMLEQLPEPPAGLILASPANPTGTVIDEHELAAIARWCSEHGTLLVSDEIYHGVSFGRRCASAWETSRDAVVVGSVSKFFSMTGWRLGWMLLPEPLVRPVELLSGNLSICPPALAQHAALAAFSPEAQAELTGHVERYAVNRQLLVDRLPELGITSYAPPDGAFYAWCDVGHLTDDSTAWCARLLAETGVAITPGVDFDPVDGRRFVRLSFAGSTAEVSEAMDRLAARLSR; translated from the coding sequence ATGGAGGTGCTCAAGGCCGGTGCCGAGCGCGCCCGCACGCACGGTGACGTGATCCTGATGTGCGCCGGTCAGCCGTCCACCCCGGCCCCGGCGGTCGTGCGCGAGGCGGCGGCCCGCGCGCTCGACGAGCACGTCCTCGGCTACACCGAGGCCACCGGCATCCGGCCGCTGCGTGAGGCGATCGCCGCGCACCACGCACGGACGTACGCCATCGACGTCGACCCCGACCAGGTGGTCGTGACGACCGGCAGCTCCGGTGGTTTCACCGCCCTCTTCCTCGCCGCGTTCGACCCCGGCGACGTGGTGGCGATGACGCGACCCGGCTACCCGGCATACCGAAACACGTTGCAGTCGTTGGGTGTTCGCGTGCACGAGCTGGCCTGCGGGCCCGAGACGAGGTTCCAGCCGACGGTCGAGATGCTCGAGCAGCTGCCCGAGCCGCCCGCCGGTCTGATCCTCGCCAGCCCGGCGAACCCCACCGGCACGGTCATCGACGAGCACGAGCTCGCGGCCATCGCCCGCTGGTGCTCCGAGCACGGCACGCTGCTGGTGAGCGACGAGATCTATCACGGCGTCTCGTTCGGCCGGCGCTGCGCGAGCGCGTGGGAGACCTCGCGCGACGCGGTGGTCGTCGGGTCGGTGAGCAAGTTCTTCTCGATGACCGGGTGGCGGCTGGGCTGGATGCTGCTGCCCGAGCCGCTGGTGCGCCCGGTCGAGCTGCTGTCGGGCAACCTGTCGATCTGCCCGCCGGCGCTGGCCCAGCACGCCGCGCTGGCCGCGTTCAGCCCCGAGGCCCAGGCCGAGCTCACCGGCCACGTCGAGCGGTACGCCGTCAACCGGCAGCTGCTGGTCGACCGGCTGCCCGAGCTCGGCATCACCAGCTATGCCCCGCCCGACGGCGCGTTCTACGCCTGGTGCGACGTCGGCCACCTCACCGACGACTCGACCGCCTGGTGCGCCCGGCTGCTGGCCGAGACGGGGGTGGCGATCACCCCGGGTGTCGACTTCGACCCGGTCGACGGTCGCCGCTTCGTGCGGCTCAGCTTCGCCGGCTCGACCGCCGAGGTATCCGAGGCGATGGACCGCCTCGCTGCGCGTCTCAGCAGGTGA
- the sigJ gene encoding RNA polymerase sigma factor SigJ: MTDPQSLQADSTTEFEQLRPRLFGVAYRILGVVADAEDVVQETWIAWQAADRTGVAAPSAYLTKVVSNRALNRLRDTRRRREDYVGPWLPEPLDTSRRPDEAAEIADSVSYALMVMLEQLTPLERAAFVLREVFDVPTAEVAESLASTPAAVRQLVARARAHLTERDRAYDVDPSAHQRIARAFLVALAGGDLDGATALLAPDVVLVTDGGGVRRAALRPIEGPDRVLRFAVGLATKNPGYTVEVRELNGVPSAVIRRGEEVTTMHLRIVDGRVDRIFLVRNPGKLGDLGLTPNPG, from the coding sequence ATGACGGATCCGCAGTCGTTGCAGGCGGATTCGACGACCGAGTTCGAGCAGCTGCGCCCGCGGCTGTTCGGCGTGGCCTATCGGATCCTGGGGGTCGTGGCCGACGCCGAGGACGTCGTCCAGGAGACCTGGATCGCCTGGCAGGCTGCCGACCGCACCGGCGTCGCAGCGCCGTCCGCCTATCTCACCAAGGTGGTCTCCAACCGCGCGCTCAACCGGTTGCGTGACACCCGCCGGCGCCGCGAGGACTACGTCGGTCCGTGGCTCCCCGAACCGCTCGACACCAGCCGCCGACCCGACGAGGCGGCCGAGATCGCCGACTCGGTGTCCTACGCGCTGATGGTCATGCTCGAGCAGCTGACCCCGCTCGAGCGGGCCGCCTTCGTGCTGCGCGAGGTCTTCGACGTGCCCACCGCCGAGGTGGCCGAGTCGCTGGCCAGCACCCCCGCCGCCGTACGTCAGCTGGTCGCTCGTGCCCGCGCCCACCTCACCGAGCGGGACCGGGCGTACGACGTCGACCCGAGCGCGCACCAGCGGATCGCCCGCGCCTTCCTCGTCGCGCTGGCCGGCGGCGACCTGGACGGCGCCACCGCGCTGCTCGCGCCGGACGTCGTGCTCGTGACCGACGGCGGCGGGGTGCGCCGTGCGGCGCTGCGGCCCATCGAGGGCCCGGACCGGGTGCTGCGCTTCGCCGTCGGGTTGGCGACGAAGAACCCCGGGTACACGGTGGAGGTGCGCGAGCTCAACGGCGTCCCGTCCGCGGTGATCCGGCGCGGCGAGGAGGTCACGACCATGCACCTGCGCATCGTCGACGGCCGCGTGGACCGGATCTTCTTGGTGCGCAACCCGGGCAAGCTCGGCGACCTGGGGCTGACGCCGAATCCGGGATGA
- a CDS encoding ArsR/SmtB family transcription factor, with protein sequence MTPADTPEATPAWRLLAHPLRSRIVAHLRLHGGATATELAQALGTHTGATSYHVRVLAGAGLVEDTGLGNAKTRVWALAEADDDGDDLATANLGDDDGMGAWLAHDYVDHFAEKTHAWIDDREAWEPVWQDEAGLQDALVLVSEEQLAALRAELSEVVARYRRIGAGTPGARRVTAYTALLPVDPR encoded by the coding sequence ATGACCCCCGCGGACACCCCCGAGGCGACGCCGGCGTGGCGGCTGCTGGCCCACCCGCTGCGCTCGCGCATCGTCGCCCACCTGCGGCTGCACGGGGGCGCCACCGCCACCGAGCTCGCCCAGGCGCTCGGCACGCACACGGGGGCGACGAGCTATCACGTGCGGGTGCTGGCCGGGGCCGGGCTGGTGGAGGACACCGGGCTCGGCAACGCCAAGACCCGGGTGTGGGCGCTGGCCGAGGCCGACGACGACGGTGACGACCTCGCCACCGCGAACCTCGGCGACGACGACGGCATGGGCGCCTGGCTGGCCCACGACTACGTCGACCACTTCGCCGAGAAGACGCACGCCTGGATCGACGACCGCGAGGCGTGGGAGCCGGTGTGGCAGGACGAGGCGGGGCTGCAGGACGCCCTCGTGCTGGTCAGCGAGGAGCAGCTGGCCGCCCTGCGCGCGGAGCTGAGCGAGGTGGTCGCCCGATACCGGCGCATCGGAGCGGGGACGCCCGGCGCCCGGCGGGTGACGGCGTACACCGCTCTGCTGCCGGTCGACCCGCGCTGA